From one Dysidea avara chromosome 9, odDysAvar1.4, whole genome shotgun sequence genomic stretch:
- the LOC136267106 gene encoding protein NLRC5-like, with protein sequence MDQKELEQFMTAEYANITPLLMDLQNVITPKYAALWKVIGMQLSLPSGVLNIVEHDNYHRAIPCCNAMLEKWLEVDNSATWKKLLSVIQSPAVHVSCDQAMTVEEGKSTIKVQHVPSDMNNAGVTDKEAEAVSIFSNRISMINIHNQDGVDEDTWPPDQPMYYTPLVLIQHQEHRTKEQDTEMAKLTQTGDINSVASGRLVSKHRSKLESNDTLQHVLKTSTITEEVAEILSPLEKSGSKKFILIEGVPGIGKSILLKQIAFQWAKELLLSTFKIVLLVCLRDPSIWKVSSICDLLELFCKGETKEKATKIASSCSDYLLSNGGKDITFLVDGYDELPDDLKKRSIIADILNREVLPLCGLVVSSRPHATASLRKRAAVRVNILGFTEQKRQQYIEQSLRENPQYIAELTQYLQRHPAISNYCFVPLNITILLFLYNLGIPLPKSSTSLHHHFICQTICRHLAKSGHSLKNTIADLRTLPAPYNKMIKQLAKFSLEALNNNKLVFTYEDIEAACPDIINTPEAANGFGLLHVVQHYGFSGKTMTYNFVHLSIQEYLAAHHIITDLQEDQELQLLDKQFWSDLHANVFFIYVTLTKGQRSAFKKFLSGEDDKTPISSVFLCDQIKCFRLYRCFYDAGDNRMCKFIEDAAIFNQKEIDVSGASLLLTDLECMLLFLTSSSNKQWVWLNLQLCFIQDRGLHIIHTFLKDSDVIITKLSLSDNGLTKLSSTFIRDIVFSCKVEVLWVSGNNKIGENEQFYTVLSHPYSTLTELNMRNTSLSSIGARALFTAVKNTNKLKVLYINHNAITDDLVDEITSALTTNKSLVTLVMHGNRISKEALLKILSALKDNNTLEELHVPAYPPEIKEKIGSIEQDINTNRRGHAQAMLTINCWCW encoded by the exons ATGGATCAAAAAGAATTGGAACAGTTTATGACAGCAGAATATG CAAACATAACACCACTGCTTATGGACCTTCAAAATGTCATCACCCCAAAATATGCTGCTCTTTGGAAGGTGATAGGAATGCAGTTAAGTCTACCCAGTGGAGTACTCAATATTGTAGAACATGACAACTACCACAGAGCAATTCCTTGTTGTAATGCCATGTTGGAGAAGTGGCTTGAAGTAGACAACAGTGCTACATGGAAAAAGCTACTAAGTGTCATCCAATCACCTGCTGTACATGTGTCCTGTGATCAAG cCATGACTGTTGAAGAAGGGAAAAGCACTATCAAAGTGCAGCACGTACCTTCTGACATGAACAATGCAGGTGTCACTGACAAAG AAGCTGAGGCAGTTTCCATATTTTCCAACAGAATATCTATGATTAATATCCATAATCAAGATGGTGTTGATGAGGATACATGGCCACCAGATCAACCAATGTATTATACACCACTTGTTCTAATTCAGCATCAAGAGCATCGTACTAAAGAGCAAGACACTGAAATGGCTAAACTTACACAAACAGGTGACATTAATTCTGTAGCTAGTGGTCGGTTGGTTTCCAAACATCGTAGTAAGCTAGAGAGTAATGACACACTACAGCATGTCCTGAAGACTAGTACTATAACTGAAGAAGTTGCAGAAATCCTAAGCCCACTAGAGAAAAGTGGAAGTAAAAAGTTCATACTAATTGAAGGAGTACCTGGCATAGGCAAATCAATTTTACTAAAACAAATTGCATTTCAATGGGCAAAGGAATTGTTACTGTCAACATTTAAAATAGTGCTACTGGTTTGTCTACGTGACCCCAGCATTTGGAAAGTTAGTTCAATCTGTGATCTGCTTGAGTTATTCTGCAAAGGAGAAACAAAGGAAAAGGCTACAAAGATTGCATCATCATGCAGTGATTATCTCCTTTCAAATGGCGGTAAGGATATAACTTTTCTTGTTGATGGTTATGATGAATTACCAGATGACCTAAAAAAGAGAAGTATAATTGCTGATATCCTTAATCGAGAAGTTTTGCCTCTTTGTGGCTTAGTAGTATCATCTCGTCCACATGCTACTGCTAGTCTTCGGAAAAGAGCAGCTGTTAGAGTAAACATATTGGGATTTACTGAACAAAAACGACAGCAGTACATTGAACAGTCACTTAGGGAGAACCCACAGTATATTGCAGAGCTTACCCAATACCTTCAGCGTCATCCAGCAATCAGTAATTATTGCTTTGTTCCACTCAATATTACCATCCTTTTGTTTCTCTATAACCTAGGAATTCCCCTTCCAAAAAGCTCCACCAGCTTACATCATCACTTCATTTGTCAAACCATCTGCCGTCATCTTGCTAAGTCTGGTCACTCACTCAAAAACAccattgctgatctcagaactCTGCCAGCACCCTACAACAAGATGATCAAACAACTGGCCAAATTCTCACTTGAAGCCCTAAACAACAACAAGCTGGTGTTTACATATGAAGACATTGAAGCAGCATGTCCAGATATCATAAATACTCCAGAGGCAGCTAATGGCTTTGGTCTACTACATGTTGTACAACATTATGGCTTTTCTGGGAAAACTATGACATATAATTTTGTCCATTTAAGTATTCAGGAATATCTAGCAGCTCACCACATTATTACAGACCTTCAAGAAGATCAAGAGCTTCAGCTACTTGACAAGCAATTCTGGAGCGATCTTCATGCTAATGTATTCTTCATTTATGTTACACTTACTAAAGGACAGCGATCTGCTTTTAAGAAATTCTTGTCTGGTGAAGATGATAAAACTCCAATTTCCAGTGTATTCCTTTGTGACCAGATAAAATGTTTTCGTCTTTATCGCTGCTTCTATGATGCTGGAGACAATAGAATGTGCAAATTCATTGAGGATGCAGCAATTTTCAACCAGAAAGAAATTGATGTAAGTGGAGCTAGCCTGTTACTTACTGACCTGGAGTGTATGTTACTCTTCCTCACCTCCTCTTCCAACAAGCAGTGGGTCTGGCTTAATTTACAGCTCTGCTTTATCCAAGATCGTGGCCTCCACATTATTCACACCTTCCTGAAAGACAGTGATGTCATTATTACCAAGTTATCATTAAGTGACAATGGCCTCACCAAGTTGTCTTCCACATTCATCAGGGACATTGTTTTCAGCTGCAAAGTGGAAGTGCTGTGGGTTAGTGGCAACAATAAAATTGGGGAGAATGAACAATTCTACACAGTGCTGTCCCATCCCTACTCTACCCTAACAGAACTGAACATGAGAAATACATCATTATCCTCAATTGGGGCAAGAGCATTATTTACTGCAGTGAAGAATACTAACAAGTTAAAGGTTCTCTACATTAATCACAATGCCATTACTGATGATTTAGTTGATGAAATTACCTCTGCTCTAACTACTAACAAGTCACTAGTGACACTGGTAATGCATGGCAACCGCATCAGTAAAGAAGCTCTACTGAAAATACTGTCAGCCTTAAAGGATAACAACACATTAGAAGAGTTACATGTTCCTGCTTACCCTCCAGAAATTAAGGAGAAGATTGGATCTATAGAACAAGACATCAATACAAATCGAAGAGGTCATGCACAAGCAATGCTGACAATTAACTGTTGGTGTTGGTGA
- the LOC136266834 gene encoding nose resistant to fluoxetine protein 6-like — MIVYLLYLLSISNLVLANEQQFSTLFSVNINVSTSCQTAIQMLSSLEIKEPSVMAAYWDSWGKPSHGILKGHTVFLGNYDECRNLKDTTVGETKYCIYAVHMKTNSLLKPANLEDDVCLSSDCMETNKSIDIKVGVCYPSACSSDEFGLILSKMDITSVITVTNNPFSNMKKIINVKFSGVDISSTFCSQTDVEYESSTTGVIIVSRILIGLVVVGTSLDIALWLLSSNSPPSQSQDNQPSINHDTPTLKKSKEHTLKPEMSTDIPYYKPAIQDFILAFSLYNTVPNLLTTTKPPSAVKAVGGMKLIANFLIVTFHLYVFIPFHQPMISQNTPDYILPSASRFIFQPVMNVTFAADTFIFLSATLSAYLTLRDIEKHNGFRLVYFYLNRYFRLSVLFYFYTIISATIFVHFGQGPVWRHPDYTSCSNNWWYNVLYLTNMLELPDMCMTFSWNVCVDMQLFIISPVFILLLYKRPIIGLSAAILAMVGNTTAIGVVAANNEYQAAIFTYYNPKLLEQFRQLYAQPYFRVNVYLTGILLGYILYKKHSIANLSIGKWPKMFTCAILWCISAFLCSATLFGTYGELSGNHLFSNFENTVFLMFGGLAWSVGIFIIIYMCNTGYGGVVNSFLSWPGWEPLVRLSYSVYLVHRMVLFVILGTLHSSLIFTDTLLIVLLVATWMISYGVSAVVAVVVELPILRIVSLCFKLAGMNPRDK, encoded by the coding sequence ATGATTGTTTATTTGTTATATCTGCTCAGCATCAGCAATCTTGTGTTAGCTAATGAGCAGCAGTTTTCTACACTTTTCTCTGTTAACATCAATGTCAGCACAAGTTGCCAAACAGCAATTCAGATGTTGTCATCACTGGAAATAAAAGAGCCAAGTGTAATGGCTGCATATTGGGACTCATGGGGTAAGCCAAGCCATGGAATATTAAAGGGCCACACAGTCTTTCTTGGAAATTATGATGAGTGTAGAAACCTAAAAGATACTACTGTTGGTGAAACTAAATATTGTATATATGCTGTGCACATGAAAACGAACTCTTTACTAAAACCTGCTAACTTGGAAGATGATGTGTGCCTTTCTTCAGATTGTATGGAAACTAATAAGTCAATTGATATTAAGGTTGGGGTATGTTACCCGTCAGCATGTTCATCAGATGAGTTTGGACTTATATTGTCAAAGATGGATATCACTAGTGTTATTACAGTAACTAATAACCCATTTAGCAACATGAAGAAAATCATAAATGTAAAATTCAGTGGTGTAGATATATCTTCTACATTTTGTTCTCAAACAGATGTAGAATATGAGAGCAGTACAACTGGAGTAATTATTGTGAGCAGAATACTGATAGGACTAGTTGTAGTAGGAACTTCGTTAGATATTGCGTTGTGGCTACTTTCATCAAACAGTCCACCATCTCAATCACAAGACAATCAACCATCTATCAATCATGATACTCCCACCCTCAAGAAGAGCAAGGAGCACACATTGAAGCCTGAGATGTCCACAGATATACCATATTACAAACCAGCAATTCAAGACTTCATCTTGGCATTTTCTTTGTACAACACAGTTCCTAACCTTTTGACAACCACAAAGCCACCATCAGCGGTTAAAGCTGTGGGAGGTATGAAACTCATTGCAAATTTTCTAATTGTCACATTTCATTTGTATGTATTTATCCCCTTTCATCAACCGATGATCAGTCAGAATACACCTGATTATATATTACCCTCAGCATCAAGATTTATTTTTCAACCAGTAATGAATGTAACATTTGCTGCAGACACTTTTATTTTCCTGAGTGCCACTTTGTCAGCTTATTTAACTTTAAGAGACATAGAAAAACACAATGGGTTTAGACTTGTATATTTCTACCTTAACCGCTACTTTCGACTATCAGTGTTGTTTTACTTTTATACAATTATTTCAGCTACTATTTTTGTACACTTTGGGCAAGGACCTGTGTGGCGTCATCCAGACTACACTTCCTGTAGTAATAATTGGTGGTACAACGTGTTGTACTTGACTAACATGTTGGAACTGCCAGACATGTGTATGACATTTAGTTGGAATGTTTGTGTTGATATGCAGTTATTCATCATCTCTCCGGTATTTATTTTACTACTCTACAAAAGACCAATCATTGGATTGTCTGCTGCAATTCTTGCAATGGTTGGAAATACAACGGCAATTGGTGTTGTAGCTGCAAATAATGAATACCAGGCTGCAATATTTACATATTACAACCCTAAACTTCTTGAACAGTTTCGTCAGTTGTATGCCCAGCCATATTTTAGAGTCAATGTCTATTTAACTGGCATCCTGTTGGGATACATTTTGTATAAGAAACACAGCATAGCCAATTTGTCCATTGGGAAGTGGCCAAAGATGTTTACCTGTGCAATACTCTGGTGTATTTCAGCATTCTtgtgttcagctacattattTGGAACATATGGAGAGCTCAGTGGTAATCATCTTTTCAGCAATTTTGAAAATACAGTATTTTTAATGTTTGGTGGATTAGCTTGGAGTGTTGGCATTTTCATTATCATCTACATGTGTAATACTGGTTATGGTGGAGTTGTGAATAGCTTCCTTTCCTGGCCTGGATGGGAACCACTAGTCAGATTGTCCTATAGCGTATATCTGGTCCACCGAATGGTGCTGTTTGTGATCTTGGGCACACTACATTCCAGTTTGATATTTACTGACACTCTGTTAATAGTGCTACTTGTGGCTACTTGGATGATATCTTATGGAGTATCAGCAGTGGTAGCAGTAGTTGTAGAATTACCTATTTTACGGATAGTTTCACTGTGTTTCAAGTTAGCTGGAATGAACCCTCgtgataaataa